Proteins co-encoded in one Bacillus paramycoides genomic window:
- the kinB gene encoding sporulation sensor histidine kinase KinB, whose amino-acid sequence MELIRDLMIQIAIIILPLFLYEAIRLNRYQEMPPKPNRYFIMFLSSITLVLSMTYSICFGDVCGYNFHPIPIVSGFLYGGIVGLLPAVIFVAYEWTLKGINLLPVIEVIFLLIVPLFLSKKWSLFSRDKKLILAFMISSLYVLVSLVIGMINVLLETGFTPYVSHVYSGYIFASLIMVMTMVFQVYLTEYLNENAILRTEMQKSEKLNIVSELAASVAHEVRNPLTVVRGFIQLLESTEDVKNKDYMRLVLAELDRAEQIISDYLNLARPQIEKKEHICLSAQLIEMTTLMSSFAAMQGVYLQVEISESLYTIGDKTKLKQAIMNVVKNGIEAIQGNKGYLKVTAMQKDETIVIRVKDSGVGMTKEQLARLGQPYYSLKEKGTGLGLMVTFSILQAHNGTLEYKSESGKGTEAIIILPAVRNKE is encoded by the coding sequence TATCAAGAAATGCCTCCGAAGCCGAACCGCTACTTTATTATGTTTTTATCTAGCATTACACTCGTTCTCTCCATGACATACTCTATTTGTTTTGGTGATGTTTGTGGGTATAACTTTCACCCAATCCCGATTGTTAGTGGTTTTCTATATGGTGGGATTGTTGGTTTACTCCCGGCCGTTATTTTTGTTGCATATGAATGGACGCTAAAAGGAATAAACCTTCTTCCAGTCATAGAAGTAATATTTCTATTGATAGTTCCATTATTTTTATCAAAGAAATGGTCGTTATTTTCAAGGGATAAGAAGCTAATTTTGGCATTTATGATTTCATCATTGTACGTACTTGTTTCTTTAGTGATCGGCATGATTAACGTTCTGTTAGAAACGGGGTTCACACCGTATGTTTCCCACGTATATAGCGGATATATATTTGCTTCGCTTATTATGGTCATGACAATGGTATTTCAGGTGTACTTAACAGAATATTTAAATGAAAATGCAATACTGCGTACGGAGATGCAAAAGTCAGAAAAGCTTAATATTGTAAGTGAGTTAGCAGCAAGTGTTGCACATGAGGTTCGAAACCCGCTCACCGTTGTTCGTGGTTTTATTCAATTGCTAGAAAGTACAGAAGATGTGAAGAATAAGGATTATATGCGTCTCGTATTAGCTGAATTGGACCGGGCAGAACAAATTATTTCAGATTATTTGAATTTAGCAAGGCCACAAATTGAGAAGAAAGAACATATTTGCCTATCAGCTCAATTAATAGAAATGACAACTCTTATGTCATCATTTGCAGCGATGCAAGGTGTATATTTGCAAGTTGAGATTTCAGAAAGTCTTTATACGATCGGTGATAAGACAAAATTGAAGCAAGCTATTATGAATGTTGTTAAAAATGGTATTGAAGCAATACAAGGAAATAAAGGATATTTAAAAGTAACGGCTATGCAAAAAGATGAAACGATTGTAATAAGAGTTAAAGATAGTGGCGTTGGAATGACGAAAGAACAATTAGCAAGGCTAGGACAACCGTATTATTCTTTAAAAGAAAAAGGGACAGGATTAGGGCTTATGGTAACATTTAGTATTTTACAAGCGCATAATGGTACACTGGAATATAAAAGCGAAAGTGGAAAAGGGACTGAAGCGATTATTATATTGCCAGCTGTAAGAAATAAGGAATAA